The sequence gcgaagaactgaatgctacccgttcggtacgtcaggGAATGTTGTGTGTggcagagtgtgaagtttactgcagtagagtaatcgtcaatgtgttccacattcagtttcaattgaattgaatgaagttttactgcactggttaTGATACACAACGCGGAAGACTTTCCGCTAGAAAAGAACTTAGTATTTGATCTGACTGTGCACGATCGGTTGAGTTCAcattttagttgattttctgtgaTCCAATTTCGCACTCAAAAACTTCATTCCTCTACCAGTCGATAACACTTTATTTCTCCGGTTGAGCAATGATATGTGAGGTTCCTTATGAAATCGGAGATCTTCACAGTCACTGAAGGCACAGATTGTtcgtttttgttgagaacatttGGTTGTACTGGAGGGGAGtcttttttcttttattcacTACCTTTCTAGAAATGTTGAAGTTTAATAGAACGTTTTGAATATTTCGGATTGTGAAGCAACAGAATTATGGTATTAGtggtaaataaaactgttttaataGCGCGTTTACGGTTATGATTACATATTACTTTTAAATATTCACATAATATAATCGGAATCAATATACAGACACAAAGCATAGACCTTCACTAACAAAAACGAATGATAAAACAAAACTTCAATCACGAACGTGGGTAGAATATTTCCAGAAGCAAAATGCTTTAATCAATAATATATACTTTTCTTCATAAATTATCAgttaaatatataaaataaaagaCATATATGTTCACTACAATAATACACTGATGTATACGTAAAAGAATACTAGTAAACGTGTTACTGTCATATCGTAGTAAACCTTAAAATAAAGCTTTCTTCTCGAGTAACTGTAGTTTAAACACAGCTATTTAGGTGTTTATTCGTTATAAGGAAATTAGTTCAAAATAATGGCTTCGCGCTGGACTTACATAGACGTAATGCTTGCAGTTTTATCTTTAAATTTATCAATGTATTTTATGTCGCTTTCCTTCCTTACATGGTAGCACATTCTACATACCAGCACTACTATTGGCTAGTAACAAAGGATTTACAATATTCACTAGTTGTAGTAGCATTCCGTACATAGTTTAATGTTTTTATAAATTAGATTTTCGGTGTCACTTAAAAGTATTCGAAAAATCATTTGATCAATCAATCAAAGAACTGATCAAAGCGACAATAATTAATTAGATCTTAGTATATATTCTCTATTTGCTTACATTGCAATTTTAAAGGTACACTCAATACACACAATTgtatcagtttcagcgataaaatACCAGGGTGCATGAAGCATCGTATTTTTCTAGCATAGAATTCTAGTCTTTTAAAACATGTCACTTAACAAACAGTATAGCAAAAATGTATGTTTGATTCTAGCAGAGATTTGTACAAAACAGACCACGCGGAGGTGAACTAGGCAGACAGGCCAGATAGTTGTTTCATTTTAAAGGTGAACGGTGATCGTGTCGGAGGCGTTCGCGGTGCTGGGAGAATGATTGTTGTCGGGAGTGGTGGTGGTGTTGCTGCTGGAGGTTGTAGTATCACTGCATTGTCTTTCGACTGGTTGGTTGAGAGATTTTTCCTCTGCAGTTTTGTTGTGTTCCTGATTGGTGGATGCTATGCTGTGTGATTTCCGAAGCAAGGCGTGTTGCTTCTGCTGAGGCCAAAGCGGATTCTCCAGAGCCTCGTCGGGACTTAGTGAAATATCGGCTATGATGCCACTTTCTGCAAACAACCTTGATCAGTTTCAGGATTTTACCCACAAAGCCAGAACTACCTACCCATTGAACATTGGCTCACGAGCGTGGTCGATCGTTGATGTTTCTTAAAGTTAGTCTTCAGAGGCGCTGGAGCTGTTGAATCGGTGATGCTGAGGGTGAGACGTTTGCAGGTGGTGATGCTTGCGGTTGTGCTATTTCCGCTGGAACTGCTGGTACTACAGCCGGATGACACTGCCGAGCTACTACCGACACCGCTTCCAATGGTGGCCGTGCCTTCGCAGCCACTTGCCGTCGAGCTAGTGCCAGTACTTACCACCGAGCTTCCGGACGATGAGCTGCTGACCGAAATGATCGATTGGGGTCTTTTCGAACTTTTCGACTCGGGCAACGTTCCGATGAAGGAGTTGCGCAGTTTGGGAGCTGTCGAAAAACCATCTGTTTAGGAGTCACCGTGCGGTTGGCCATTTCAATACTACTTACTCTTCCCGAACAGCGAAATACTGATGGAACGATCGTTAATCTGATCCTGGCTGGGACGGATGTCCAAGCACGGCTTACTACCGATACCCATTGAAGACATTTCGGCTAAGCGAACTTCCCGGTTTCGTTTCGCCTGCTTCCAGAGCAGTTTTGAGACTTCGTCGGTCCAGGCATTCTTGATATCTTCGCTCATGGTCTGCAGTGTCCAGGTGTCACCTGGTTTTCGTTTCCGGAACCATATCTCAAATTTGTACGGTGAATCTCCGACATGGGCCGTCAGTCCAATGTCGGACGTTTTGATGCTGTTCTTATAGATGTAAATGTCTAAATTCTGAAAAGTAATTGTCGATTTTAGCTACCATCACGTCGGAGCCGgagatatttgaatttaattacCTTTCGATCGGGGAATCGTCGTGCTTTGCTGAAAAGAACCAATTCTTCGAAGAGAAATACTTGCCGTAGAGATTTCTTCCCGGCTTTACCTTCCCACACGAGAAATTCATTCTGCCGTAACAGACGGCCTTGTTCCTTCACATTGACATCGCAATCCCGCAGGGAATCCATGGCTAACAGATCATTACCGTGCCGTAGCTGAAAACGAACCATTTCTTCTGCCTTTTGTAACTGCTCCAGATCTTCCAGAATTTCGGGGTTGGCAGTATTCTGGAAGCAAAATTGTCAGAAAATTCCCAATCTAGATTGCACACAGAAAATCAATCCTACCTGAGCGGGAGCGCAGGCTTTCATCAGCTGCTGCAGCAGTAGTGCATATTTTCCCATTCGTTGGACCGGTTTCAACAGATATGATGCTAGATCCATTTTGTCGTTCAACTCCAACTGTTTcgttttgaaaaaatgagttccaTTCTCACTCATCAGAGAATCactctttggtttatttttgtTGTACAACGCGTACAGGTAAAACTTGGACTCATGGCGAAGGAACGCGCTACCAACCTTGATCGGGTGATGTTCGCAGCTGTTGATGTGAAAAACAACTCGACAATTAATCATCCACGATCGGAATCATCTTTACGACATCGAATACTTACTTTTCCAATTCGCCCAAAAAGTGCTGCTGATGAAACTCGCATATTCGTTCGATGTTACCGAAAATGACGTTTCGTTGGCCTCGCAAAGCTTGCGGTATGTCCTCGCGTAGAAGTTCTTGCATGTAATTTTCGATTACGTACTGCAGCGATCGCACGTAGTCGCGTTCTGTTCCAATCATCTCTCGCATGATCAATAGAAGCGTTCTGAAAGTAGCAggatattttcagtttgaaAGAATAACTCTCCATTCGAAACAATCGATGTTGGTACTTACTTTTGCGTCTTCTGGTCAAAAATGTTGTTCTCTTCGTAATCCAGTTGCAAGTTCGACGCGTGACAATACAGATGGGCATTGGCCTGGAGCGGTATTTGTAGATCTAGAGAAGGCTTTGACATCCCTTCAAAGCAGTCCTCGTCTAAGTCATCACCGTTGGCACTAATCGAAATGGAAATAATGTCGTCATTAGTgaacatgtttttttcttccgttTGTGACAGATTCGCTTTCACCCACCATTCATTCTTCGGATCATTGAGACTCTGGCAGGAACAAGTCCGTTCGAGTTTCTCATTGCCCTCACAACGATCGCACCCACCAAGACCGGAATCGGCCATTTTGGATTGCTCTTCCTCGTCATCATCGTGGTGATGTCGATGAATGTGAACATGGTCCGTCTTGCAGCCCGATCCGTTCGACTCGATCAACGTCGAAACGCATCCTTGCACTGCCGGACGTTGTCCAAACTTTCCCTTCTCTGGCGTACTGGTGGCGGTGATCGTATCATCGGATAAACTTATATCTAAACTGATGTTATCACTGGTACTGGTAGTGTTGGTATCTCTGTTGTTGTTCATGGCTTGCAGCAGCTTTCTGCATTGATCTGTCAGCGGAGCAACGTCGACCTTTTCGGTTAGTTTGATCATTTCCGTCTGGGCACTGCCGTCCAAGGACTGCGCACCGAGTAAAGAATGCAATCGAGCGGCCCCTTCCAGACGTTCGCGGGTTCGCTCCAGTCGGTCCTTGTGCTGTTCGAGACAATCTTTCAACATCTTCAGTGTGTCTTTGAGAATCTCTAGCTCTGCGGAGGCGTCGTACAGATCCTTTCCCTTGGTTATGTGCTTCATCGAAATGAAGTAAAACTTTTCAAATTCCTGACTAATTTCTTTGACGCGATCGGCGCTCTCCATTGCGGATGACTCATTGTAGCTCTGCAGGGATTGGCTGCCATCGTTCCGAATCCACGAGATTACCTGGTAACGAATTGAAAAACGTGAACTTCATGGAAACTGAATGCTTTCGCTGCATTATTTGTTAAATTATTTACACAATGTGTTGATTATTCAAATAACCCAAACCACATTAGTACAGTTTCCTATGCTTCAACTTCGTGCTGTAGCTGTATAAAGAAATAGAATGCATGATTACCTTTGACATTTATGCGAATTCACcataaaatattttcataactGAAAATGTACATTTTGAGACTATTATGCTTCCTATGTTATGCATCCTAAAACTTTTCAGAATTGCAGACACAATTTTTAGTCATGTCGATATTAAAGTTGGTTGGTATAAAATTGGTTATTTAAGGCTGACTAAAAGTAAATTGGTACGCCCCTCGCACTCCGCTTCTCGCACTTCTGTAGTGTTGAGtatcaaaaatatttctcttcggtTAGTTTACACTTCTATAAAATACAACTGGTGCAAGTTTGATCAAAGTAGTCGACGGTGTTTAGAAATattcacgctctttgaacataactcatggtttgagttgcgattactcaaattcataaactggaacaatatgtcaaaatttgagtatggatttgagtagaGTAAACTCATTGTCATTCGCATTAttagcgttgagtttttaaacatttgagtgaaaaaaatacttcttgcagttcagagcgttttcattctcggaatattcttatagaaataaagaatgcaagaatatgtcgttttccattgccgtttttAGATCCGggtttgaaaacatgaatcaacgtcaatcatcgatgttttgtggtttcaattatgcttagtgaaaagcccAACATAAgggtatcaaaataattcaattttgattccaaacctttcaaaaggaaacggttttgaatcactgttttgcgcattcaaaagaaagaagaataactttgtatataaaaataacaaagaaaagttgaacttactcaaattttgaacaaaatatttttttctaattttgagtaaaaattacacaagttttgacaattttgtcccttaactcaaaaatgcGTAGAtaggtaactcaagtttagaatacgtgcactttttatgaatttgagtgatgtgtcactcaattttgagttatgggtGTTGTCAAATGGAActcgataaataataaagatacTGTGCATAAGCACCTGGAAAATCCAATCCAAAAAAATCTGGTCCGATTTTTAAGCTGGTTATAGTGCTGAAGATGTCGAAAACGATAGTTCGTCAAGTGTTCTATAATCCTATCAGAAAACTCTAGAAAGGAATCGTACACGTCAAACTCGATTTAGGTTTACATCGCGACTGAACTTGGGATGACCCACTACCCAATGAGGTTCTGGAATGGTGTGTCGCCAACAAgatctgcttttgttccaaaatggaccagattctggacaagtataaagaaaatcaggaaacaagtttattaaaatgtataattttagctcaccaatgaaaatgaacattttcagagaatgtttcacttttttccaatctcctttgtaataaatgtttatagtggcagcactgtgtaattaaaatcaccatcaagccgtttttctttttagtgaaacaaagtgtaaccaaaaaagatttgttaaattagtgtaaactcgaaagtgtgtttagttttacgagaagaatgaactgttgtgttccacactgtggtcacactaagcatttctatccaaacttgactttttccggtttacaAAAGATCCgctaatacgtcaacaatggattcgattttgcgttcaacatgagatatttcgtgttttgtcaattaattgtttttaagcattaatatataataataaaatgccaacacatttttcatgtttatttcaaatcaaaaaccgacgctaaaaatttaaatttaataaattgttttttcttagcataaatttattaaaaaatctgtaaatatggctacactgtagccgatacgttggtaattattccacagggcgaaaatgacgagaaggatgattcggaaagaagaataagaagccaggtgtcaggtcttgtcttaggtgttTCCAGGATTGCTTAATGGCAAAGCATTTCCACGAGCTCCAGAAAGTTGACATACTCGAGTCCGGCCTGAGTGGGATACTATTTTACATTCATCTATCGTTTGCAACATACATAAACATTAGCATTCAACCTGCTTCTCGTTGGATTGATATGCAATTCAAACTAAtttgataatgataataatagaaTCATTTATAAACGGTGTTTGGCACGTGTGTGATTGAAAACATAGATCATATCTCAAATATATATCAAAACCATCGCGAAAAAGCGAAAAAATTAGACATTTCTACGGACTTCTGTGTCAGTACATTATTGGTTTTTTGTCGTTCTCTTTGTTAGCCATTTTGTCAGATTATTCAatggttttatttttgtttataggAAGAATATAGAAAAAAGATCCCCAGTATTAGACAGATCTAAAAATGTCTGTGAGTGTATTGTCTATTCCTATGCTCTTGTTTCTCGGaggtggctgaactgatttcaatAATCCTAGTTATACCTTCTATAAAAGTATCAGTACATAATTGTGATTCAGAGTATTTTCCGTCCAGattgtcattaaaataatgttcaaagagcaattgaaaattgtttgaatttttaTGTGTAATGGAGACTTATGATAACCCATCACTCAATAAGTCATGGGACATCATCATTAGAAAATCCACATGAGGTCTTTCAAAAGACCATGTGTGAAATTTCGTGGCATTTTGAgaaaaaagtgacagccatttaagAGCATGTTcaagagtgttctagttctagatgcataatttatgtcagttttaaatttagaatttataacaaaataaactggcagccttagcagcgttttatctgtgtttcaaatatatataaaaaaaaatagaacagtaacgtataccagttttaaatttgacagtagaactgttcgaataaataaaactaaaacggcttgctggggatacgtttgtttcagtttcagttatattatagaccacccatatgaatcttgcagctgctgaatttgctctaagtgaaccttttttttgtcattttcaaaataatggattcaaaataatttctggGACAAGTGAAACCATTTCTTTGAATGTATTATTTATAGCAATATGCAATATGagttaaatttaaattgtaAAGATTCAAGTTGGGTGTTCAGTCACGAGTGTGGACTGTTCAGCTCTATTATAGACATGATTTGGTTAGTACCATTAAGAAGTCATTTGATTTAAAGCGATTCTGTGATTTTaggtagggaaaattgtaaacccatTTGTAATATGTAactgggaaaaggaacttatatactaacttacaaaCTAAtgaagagagcgaatcgattaaattcaagattgcatcgatttttgtcggagttTGCTTATTAtatcttgttcagtttggtcaatAATTTATTCATGCAATCGTCGTTTGGTatataattttattataaatgggcgctggcaaagttggagtaagattcacttttttatcgaaaaagcgacgaagctcatttctggttgaatggatacgtcaacaagcaatatTGCCGCGTCTGAAgtaaagaccagccagaagcattgcaatagctaccaatgcatcccaaaaatattactgtttggtgtggattatgggtagGTGGCATTCTTCCTTTAATATCGACCGATATGTTGGAAAGAGTGTGCTAAAAATGGACCTTGCACATGGGTCATCTgaagcggagccgcggccaacatttgcatgaaatcatcttcaaacattaaattatattgatcgttatgGTGATAATTTGACTTTGCCACTTGCACACCTCAATCCTGTTGTTCCTGAACGAAATTTCAGTACATTATGACAGCAATAATTGCAGCATGTGGTTCGAAATAGTGGAGCACATGGATCAAGTAGGCTTAGTAAAATTTGCACACAAATTAGCTTGTTCAGCCGTCTGACAGCCGAGCGTATGCGGGTGGCCAAGCATTGCACAACTTGGTAAGTGTCAAAATCTAGCATACATTGAgtgaaaaatttccaatttcacacaaaacaattttgtatatttttcaacttaCTCTATAGATTTTCCTTGTGCAATATAGCCCAAAACTCTCGTCATTCGTTTAACACGGGATCTGGTTGAGATTAACATTTCGTTATTTTGAAAGACTTTTGTTTTGAGACGAAGAAGAATATGCTGACAAAATGGCTAAACATGTAAGATTCTGTTGATAAGAAAAACCTTTACCGAATATTTGTACATGTTTCCCCTATTATGGTTATTACTTACCTGCTAGATTATTACTAAACTCTCGCGATTACTCAATACCATATAAAAGCTAAGAATTACTGAGCAAATTTTGACCCAGTTTATTAACTCAACATGATTTGAGTTGTTCATtagttttgcttggcttttctaATCAAATTGGAATAAGTCGAAACTGAAAACAGACCCTGTCAGTTTCAAAGTAGGTCTAAAATTTGCAAGAGTTTCCAGTATTAGGACTTCAATTTTGCTGTCAAGAGTCGTAACTTTTTCAATGATGCAATTactctaatgatactatttagAATCcggaatttttcgaaaaaactcAGTTTTCGTACTGAATGAGTAAGCTTTCTTAtgtaacaacaaaaaaaacaacaacatcaaAAAACTAGTGTTGAGAGGGGTGTCGAATTATGAACTGCTCCAACCCATCAAGTAACTCGTCAAATCACCGGATTCGATAACGCTGTCGATATCTCCGGAAAGCTTAGCGCAGATCAAACAGACCCGTTGCCCAAAAACTTTCCCAAAATCGTGTGGCCTGCGCTCAAATTGGTAATCAAGCGAAAATTTAACACTTTTGATGCAACACACTAGCGCCTTGCTTGTTTGCTTACTGTTGTTTTGTTTTCCGCTGCTGCCGTTAGGCagtcatttgttttttgtagCAACGACGGAAATTGAAACTTAaccgtgaaaaattgatcacctAACACGCATCATTACCTCATTGATCTCGTCATCCAGCGCGCGCTGTCGCGTCATTTCTCTGAGTCTTTCTCTCCTTTGCTCGGTCAGCTGTTCCAGTTTGCGGGCTGCCCGATCGACCTCCTGGTAGATGGTGATCACTTCCCCGAGCCGACCATTTATGAGGTCCTTTTCGCTGCCCCCACTGGTGTTGGCAGTATTTTGCAACAGCTGCTGTTGCGGCTGCTGCTGTTGGTGATGGTTGTTTCCGTTAAAACTATTGCCCACGAGGCGATTGTTACTATCTAGACTACACATTCTAACTAAATTTTTGGTTTGATTAAGCGTTTGTTTGTTGTTGATAACGGTTAGTTTGTCCTGAAGTCGTTGTATGGTGTTTGGCCCTTTGCGGCGAAGACTCTGCAGTTCGGAGTCCATCAGGGCACGGCTGAGGGCCCGGTGCTGGGAGTGCAGTTGCCTTCGCGTCGGCACCAATCCCTGCGTCTCCAGGTTGCGTATGTCGTTCAGTACGGTGACCAACCGTCGGCCGGTTTCTATACACTGCAACTGCAGTGGTTCCAGGGTACGGAAGAAATCGATCCATTCGCGCTGATCGTGTACGTAGAAACCGCCACACCGAATCGGAAGGTTGTCGGTACCGATGAAGTTCTTGACCGTCTCATTGTTGAGATACTTGATGTGTACGTTCAGATTGCGGATCAGCTCCTTCGGTGGGTGTTTGTTGTCGGCTGGATCGTACGAACCGGACACGTAGATCGAACCGAACTTGAGATGGCCGTTCAGAAGCTGCAGTGCACTGTCCAGCGTTTCCAGAAATGTGAGCTGCGAACTTTCGGTCAGCAGCAGGTGGATGCAGTATTGTGAGGGGCTGAAATGGAAAGGAATGAAAtagtattgaaatgaaatttttcaaccgAATTTTTTATGTCTTTTTACTCGTTCAGAGATTGTCGGAACGACTTCTAACCGGATTGGTGCAACGCAACAATAACGTCCATAAATAAAGTGTCAAAAATAATCACATCTGCAGGCTATTTGCTTTAGCATATCGACCGATTCTTTCTCTCATtctaaattattcaaaaaaaaaaacacatcctCATATTATGCGACCGGCATGTGAGCCAGCATAATAACTGCTTTCTGGTGAATCATGATAAATGATTGGGCTAAATTTTCAATTACATGCCAAGTAGCAACATCCCGCAAGATGATGTTGCGAGAAACTGCATTTCGAGCTCAGCTGCAATTACAGATCCCAACCCAAAGACCAgcattaattttcacttcactcGACAGAAACGGTATTCGGGTTGGTCCGGAAGATAAGAAATTGGTGGAAATTGGTCGCTCGGTCAGCGAACTTAAGTACATTGTGTTGTGGCAGTCGGGTAACTCGATGCCAGTCCCAGCAAAACCAAGGGAGAATTAAATGTTACAGAAGCTGCCCGGACCTTATGCACACGATTTAGTGAAACTGAAATTATGTTATGAAATTGTTTCTAATAGACAACAGATACAATACAGTTGTGGCTGAATCCACTATTTAATGCCTGATGGTTGATTGTCTCTTCACACAATTTTCCTTTAAAGGTTCTTTAGGCAATATTGGAAAACCAGCCATTGCTGAAAACGCCAAAACTTTTGTTCTAGCTGTTGTCAATTGAAAACTTATAAAAAGTGATCTTTTAATTTCGCAGTTCACCTTTTAATCAAACAATATGATACTCAATATATAGAGTGGTTAGTGGAATTAATCGATAATAAAATCAACCAATAGTGGTTATGTCAGCACCGTAGTGAGGGTAAGTCGATTGAGGCGACCGCCGCGGGCGCCAACATCCAGGGGGCTCTaaaacatgatggaattggtaaaaaatgttgtacgaTTAGTTAATAAAAGCATTAAATTCTTGCGTTTTTTTAGGGAAAactatttaaattatattaagTTTTAGATTAGTATTTTACTGCTACAAACATTTATCATTGATATACATAAAGATGTAATTCTACTgtcatttagaatacagaaccGCCATTCAGCGCCGACCGTAACCG comes from Malaya genurostris strain Urasoe2022 chromosome 3, Malgen_1.1, whole genome shotgun sequence and encodes:
- the LOC131434407 gene encoding uncharacterized protein LOC131434407 translates to MINFTDNCLVFLHNFNGFCRIVMNNVNESCHKIALIMRAWMICFYDKVTPTTRRAKSFDDSTWKTHDGGRLNASSKLTAVSSVTLSARYSANDSNTESCTIAGNTVSCGGGLDDILVIESESDQHPDRPRHQPYSNCGTLTRGEVRKSRSKMKSYLKRCKDALIGAQPTEDTCPITHHEAIVQHQQFQSVEPAVQIPTANWYLDDQLCEIRSEDNREPYSSFASARLKEQLESEEYYQKHPELHNPVVHQSDSVVVSLEQQPRGDSRNDDILNSVNENGAVGGQTEQEPEIPLSSSPMATGNLSSNGIEKLIDQHFGPLYPDYVDHTRPVLIRQARDLLVCTFHGDLERFENGFLRPAADIVSGLRFAYLQGTVSELKLRSWTKLKDLCWHGGWPLAVAGALVLHLGALDESLVRAQDLYLCVRPEPETSQPRLYAVWRGGTVASDQSHSTSSTQSSPVVYRQLDPVKDPITPLAVEMLAEDLPALLQNLLVGIERAICRVPLEELTFPSGEFGAATGPEETDDRQNNNGTLIKEPSERQDKYILNPGTPKIGLKRRELITKNKLVNNKYAIKRITFPAPTSSLLTGNNINNNNNNNNRNSLTTSSGSGNVSSHNNTNGNGFIARNESPEKSENTQRIIGNQCNYGLEIVTDGTDGTVRLCNPGGTASTTDTGNVVGGGGGGCGGVGGGSDNHQSASSATASINSMPLFCLGGSFPHIDSDEESGDDMKKYETVPAHPHDIVAPRSIQDLPEKLLTSGISIPGTFDRSGSPLIYIDVEKVLASGLNCYEIATVLLYYNTLPIQSPSQYCIHLLLTESSQLTFLETLDSALQLLNGHLKFGSIYVSGSYDPADNKHPPKELIRNLNVHIKYLNNETVKNFIGTDNLPIRCGGFYVHDQREWIDFFRTLEPLQLQCIETGRRLVTVLNDIRNLETQGLVPTRRQLHSQHRALSRALMDSELQSLRRKGPNTIQRLQDKLTVINNKQTLNQTKNLVRMCSLDSNNRLVGNSFNGNNHHQQQQPQQQLLQNTANTSGGSEKDLINGRLGEVITIYQEVDRAARKLEQLTEQRRERLREMTRQRALDDEINEVISWIRNDGSQSLQSYNESSAMESADRVKEISQEFEKFYFISMKHITKGKDLYDASAELEILKDTLKMLKDCLEQHKDRLERTRERLEGAARLHSLLGAQSLDGSAQTEMIKLTEKVDVAPLTDQCRKLLQAMNNNRDTNTTSTSDNISLDISLSDDTITATSTPEKGKFGQRPAVQGCVSTLIESNGSGCKTDHVHIHRHHHDDDEEEQSKMADSGLGGCDRCEGNEKLERTCSCQSLNDPKNECANGDDLDEDCFEGMSKPSLDLQIPLQANAHLYCHASNLQLDYEENNIFDQKTQKTLLLIMREMIGTERDYVRSLQYVIENYMQELLREDIPQALRGQRNVIFGNIERICEFHQQHFLGELENCEHHPIKVGSAFLRHESKFYLYALYNKNKPKSDSLMSENGTHFFKTKQLELNDKMDLASYLLKPVQRMGKYALLLQQLMKACAPAQNTANPEILEDLEQLQKAEEMVRFQLRHGNDLLAMDSLRDCDVNVKEQGRLLRQNEFLVWEGKAGKKSLRQVFLFEELVLFSKARRFPDRKNLDIYIYKNSIKTSDIGLTAHVGDSPYKFEIWFRKRKPGDTWTLQTMSEDIKNAWTDEVSKLLWKQAKRNREVRLAEMSSMGIGSKPCLDIRPSQDQINDRSISISLFGKTPKLRNSFIGTLPESKSSKRPQSIISVSSSSSGSSVVSTGTSSTASGCEGTATIGSGVGSSSAVSSGCSTSSSSGNSTTASITTCKRLTLSITDSTAPAPLKTNFKKHQRSTTLVSQCSMESGIIADISLSPDEALENPLWPQQKQHALLRKSHSIASTNQEHNKTAEEKSLNQPVERQCSDTTTSSSNTTTTPDNNHSPSTANASDTITVHL